A window from Lytechinus pictus isolate F3 Inbred chromosome 9, Lp3.0, whole genome shotgun sequence encodes these proteins:
- the LOC129268000 gene encoding serine/threonine-protein kinase BRSK2-like, whose amino-acid sequence MIEVNADKRLTLSQIQRHPWYVFRGTRNENQPESDIPKKHHIKIPPILGDEDVDPDVIGSMTSLGCFKDRPKLLRNLLSPHHNSEKVIYSLLLDRKQRKPSFEDELEYRTRSDSADPPRKRVDSYHRRRSERKSFDMTRDGSMSPARRAMSHHNSGSRSVTSSPLASPTHSPRQVCRQHSGSSLVSTGSSTTPPASPTATSLQGQQQQGQSTPWRARLNSLKNTILGSPRFHRRKMQPAEPDELSLTPDNSPEMSKKSWFSSFMGAERVVDEELSIAVRDKSISSIKAELVQAFLTIPDMSHSVHSTTSFKAEFKRAGSGAVFAKPIKFQVEILTPDGSEAAKDNMVHILHFLLISGPIRRFRRLVELIQTRLSSSRVNSTESLPGPIRSSSTGSSSSTSVDYAVSPRPVNPSFSEDDGDEVFSDGRSVSREGLMADAAKDRACSQVSNSIC is encoded by the exons ATGATAGAAGTGAATGCTGATAAGAGATTAACA CTATCCCAAATCCAGAGACATCCTTGGTATGTTTT CAGAGGAACCAGAAACGAAAACCAACCAGAATCGGATATTCCAAAGAAACACCATATCAAA ATACCTCCAATTTTGGGTGATGAAGATGTTGACCCTGATGTAATAGGCAGTATGACATCTTTAGGGTGCTTCAAGGATAGACCGAAACTTCTACGCAATCTTTTATCGCCACA TCACAACTCGGAGAAGGTGATCTACTCACTATTGCTGGATAGAAAACAAAGGAAGCCCAGCTTTGAAGATGAGTTAGAATACAGAACCAGATCAGATTCAG CTGATCCGCCTAGGAAGAGAGTAGACTCATATCACAGAAGAAGATCAGAAAGAAAATCTTTTGATATGACGAGAGATGGGTCTATGTCACCGGCCAGGAGAGCAATGTCACATCACAACTCAGG ATCAAGAAGCGTGACTAGTAGCCCTCTAGCGTCCCCCACCCACAGTCCTAGGCAGGTCTGCAGACAGCATTCTGGTAGCAGCCTGGTATCGACAGGATCCAGCACCACGCCTCCAGCCAGCCCGACCGCAACCTCGCTGCAAGGTCAACAGCAGCAGGGCCAGTCGACACCCTGGAGGGCGCGACTGAACAGCCTCAAGAACACCATCTTAGGGTCACCGAGGTTCCATCGACGCAAGATGCAGCCGGCGGAACCAGATGAACTCTCACTCACTCCGGACAACTCACCAGA AATGTCCAAGAAGTCTTGGTTTAGCAGTTTTATGGGAGCGGAGAGGGTTGTAGATGAGGAGCTGTCGATAGCCGTCAGAGATAAATCCATCAGTTCAATCAAGGCCGAATTAGTTCAAGCGTTTCTTACA ATTCCAGATATGAGCCACAGCGTGCATTCAACCACCTCCTTCAAAGCTGAGTTCAAGAGAGCTGGAAGCGGTGCCGTCTTTGCCAAACCTATCAAGTTCCAGGTCGAGATCTTGACCCCTGACGGGAGCGAGGCCGCCAAGGATAACATGGTTCATATTCTACACTTCCTTCTCATCTCAG GTCCAATCAGGAGATTCCGTCGGCTGGTTGAACTCATCCAAACCCGTCTGTCATCCTCCCGCGTCAACTCAACCGAATCGCTTCCCGGCCCCATCCGATCGTCATCGACGGGGAGCTCTTCCTCAACGAGTGTCGACTACGCCGTCTCACCCCGCCCCGTTAATCCCTCCTTCAGCGAAGACGACGGCGATGAGGTTTTCTCAGACGGCCGGTCGGTCTCTCGAGAAGGTCTGATGGCCGACGCTGCCAAGGATCGTGCCTGTAGTCAAGTATCAAATAGCATTTGCTGA